The proteins below come from a single Chthoniobacterales bacterium genomic window:
- a CDS encoding TlpA disulfide reductase family protein, with protein sequence MKNRSFIFLLSICFCTLAGLISSASAGWKEGEPLPDLHSYGLAGNIPDLHGKVVYLDFWASWCAPCKASFPVLERWQKQFSGKGFTVLGVSVDETTPNMQTFLKNNPVTFPVVHDSSHKLVAVADVATMPTSFIIDRHGVIHQVHHGFRASDEVALTSLISELLNQK encoded by the coding sequence ATGAAAAACCGCTCGTTTATATTTCTACTATCTATTTGTTTCTGCACTCTCGCAGGCCTTATCTCATCAGCTTCCGCAGGTTGGAAAGAGGGCGAACCTCTCCCCGATCTCCACAGCTATGGACTTGCCGGAAATATTCCCGATCTACATGGCAAAGTCGTCTATCTCGATTTTTGGGCTTCCTGGTGTGCTCCTTGCAAGGCGTCTTTTCCGGTGCTGGAACGGTGGCAGAAACAATTTTCTGGCAAAGGATTCACCGTCTTGGGAGTGAGTGTGGACGAAACCACACCTAACATGCAGACTTTTCTAAAAAACAACCCGGTTACTTTTCCCGTGGTCCACGATAGCAGCCATAAATTGGTGGCCGTAGCAGATGTCGCCACTATGCCGACTTCTTTCATCATCGATCGTCATGGTGTTATCCATCAAGTGCATCACGGTTTCCGAGCAAGTGATGAGGTGGCTCTTACTTCGTTGATTAGCGAGTTGCTAAATCAAAAATAA
- a CDS encoding DUF4266 domain-containing protein encodes MKKLCFLSLFVVVGFITGCTTVKPWERGHLADYTMRPGRDPLSDSISEHVWFTREAYAGGKGVGGGGCGCN; translated from the coding sequence ATGAAAAAACTATGTTTTCTTTCCTTGTTCGTAGTAGTCGGCTTTATCACTGGCTGCACCACGGTCAAACCTTGGGAACGCGGGCATCTCGCCGACTACACCATGCGTCCGGGGCGCGATCCACTGAGCGATTCCATCTCGGAGCACGTCTGGTTTACTCGCGAGGCCTATGCTGGAGGCAAAGGCGTGGGTGGGGGCGGTTGTGGGTGCAATTAA
- the scpB gene encoding SMC-Scp complex subunit ScpB: MEVASVLNPAMSLKRVLEALLFASQKPLLPKEIVAALRGATDFSDDVEVMDLAKTKEAEAAIALNELKSDYLHAGHAFQLVEQVNGWQLTTQPAYAVWVRQLFPEGKPSRLSPPALETLAIIAYRQPIMKADIEAVRGVAVDGMIQKLLEAGLIKIAGRADVPGRPLLYESTQFFLEHFGLKTLDELPNSTELRHIALPKAPLPTEPQAEQLPLAPVESNPELSPV, translated from the coding sequence ATGGAAGTCGCTTCTGTATTGAATCCGGCGATGAGTTTGAAACGCGTCCTCGAAGCGCTCCTATTCGCTTCCCAGAAACCGCTTTTGCCCAAGGAAATCGTGGCGGCTCTGCGCGGGGCGACGGATTTTTCCGATGACGTCGAGGTGATGGATCTCGCCAAAACGAAGGAAGCCGAGGCCGCCATCGCGCTGAACGAACTCAAGTCCGACTACCTCCACGCCGGGCACGCGTTTCAGCTAGTCGAGCAGGTCAACGGCTGGCAGCTCACCACGCAGCCCGCCTATGCCGTGTGGGTGCGCCAGCTTTTTCCCGAGGGAAAACCGTCGCGGTTGAGCCCGCCGGCGTTGGAAACTTTGGCCATCATTGCGTATCGGCAGCCGATCATGAAAGCCGACATCGAGGCTGTTCGCGGCGTGGCGGTCGATGGCATGATCCAGAAACTTTTAGAGGCGGGTCTGATTAAAATCGCCGGACGCGCCGACGTTCCCGGGCGGCCTTTGCTCTACGAAAGCACGCAGTTTTTCCTGGAGCATTTCGGTTTGAAAACATTGGACGAACTCCCCAACTCGACCGAACTCCGCCACATCGCGCTGCCGAAGGCGCCGCTTCCCACCGAGCCGCAGGCCGAGCAACTCCCGCTCGCCCCAGTGGAATCCAACCCCGAACTTTCTCCGGTATGA
- the pheA gene encoding prephenate dehydratase → MSLEPIRQKIDSLDFQIIELLNQRADLVHEVGETKRAQNLSIYAPEREESLLQKLVAMSKAIPNSRLDAKAIRAIYREIMSASLALEKDLAIAYLGPEATWTHQAARSRFGASVRYVAQTNISDVFTQVARGQADYGVVPIENSTEGAVNYTLDAFMDSELRICAQILLKIENNLIARIPREDIRKIYSHPQVFGQCRMWLERNMHGIDLIEVSSTTRAAELAASEPHAAALAGRMAAEVYGLNVLEAGVQDNPNNTTRFLVISPTTCPPTGNDKTSLMFCVRDRSGALFSALEPFNRLQISLSKIVSRPSKRKAWEYFFFVDLDGHYADPAVAQAIEELEAHCSFVKILGSYPKTELTV, encoded by the coding sequence ATGAGCCTCGAACCCATTCGCCAAAAGATCGACTCCCTCGATTTCCAGATCATCGAACTCCTCAACCAGCGCGCCGATCTCGTCCATGAAGTGGGCGAGACCAAGCGCGCCCAAAACCTTTCCATTTACGCGCCGGAACGCGAGGAATCGCTCCTCCAAAAACTCGTCGCCATGTCGAAGGCGATCCCCAATAGCCGGCTCGACGCCAAGGCGATTCGCGCCATTTATCGCGAGATCATGTCGGCCTCGCTCGCCCTCGAAAAAGACCTCGCCATCGCCTATCTCGGACCCGAGGCGACATGGACGCACCAAGCGGCTCGCAGTCGTTTCGGGGCCAGCGTTCGCTACGTGGCGCAGACGAATATCAGCGACGTTTTTACCCAAGTCGCCCGTGGCCAGGCCGATTACGGCGTCGTTCCCATCGAAAATTCGACGGAGGGCGCGGTCAATTACACCCTCGACGCCTTCATGGACAGCGAACTGCGCATCTGCGCGCAGATCCTGCTGAAGATCGAAAACAACCTCATCGCCAGGATCCCGCGCGAGGATATTCGGAAAATTTACTCGCATCCGCAAGTCTTCGGACAATGCCGCATGTGGCTGGAGCGCAACATGCACGGCATCGACCTCATCGAAGTCAGCAGCACGACCCGCGCCGCCGAACTCGCCGCCTCCGAGCCCCACGCCGCCGCGCTCGCCGGACGGATGGCCGCCGAGGTTTACGGGCTGAACGTCCTCGAAGCTGGCGTGCAGGACAACCCGAACAACACCACGCGATTCCTCGTCATCAGCCCGACGACTTGTCCGCCGACGGGAAACGATAAAACGTCGCTCATGTTCTGCGTGCGGGATCGTTCGGGGGCGTTGTTCTCGGCGTTGGAACCCTTTAACCGGCTGCAAATCAGCCTCAGCAAAATCGTCAGCCGTCCGTCGAAACGGAAGGCGTGGGAATATTTCTTCTTCGTCGATCTCGACGGCCACTACGCCGATCCGGCGGTCGCGCAGGCGATCGAGGAACTGGAAGCGCATTGCAGTTTCGTCAAAATCCTCGGGAGCTACCCAAAGACCGAGCTGACGGTGTAG
- a CDS encoding LLM class flavin-dependent oxidoreductase has product MRLSEIPLSVLDLAPVLQGGTAVDSLRRSLELARYAERAGFHRYWVAEHHNMPGIASAATSVVIGYLAAGTSRIRVGAGGVMLLNHAPLIIAEQFGTLASLYPGRIDLGLGRAPGADQATMRVLRQGLDATGDDFPQQLEELRSYLREPTPGQRIRAFPGAGTEVPIYLFGSGGFSAQLAGELGLPFASAGHFSPDNLLPGLEFYRSRFRPSETLPRPYAMVCVNIFAADTDAEAESLATSQYQAHLFLARGMPVQLPPPKKSLAAVYAGPEQLPFLRGSIIGSAATVEEKLTALLEETQADELIIHSMIYDPDARQHSYEIVRDMAGIAV; this is encoded by the coding sequence ATGCGACTCTCCGAAATTCCCTTGTCGGTGCTCGATCTCGCCCCCGTTCTCCAAGGCGGGACCGCTGTCGACAGCCTTCGGCGCTCCTTGGAGTTGGCGCGTTATGCGGAGCGAGCTGGGTTCCATCGTTATTGGGTCGCCGAACACCACAACATGCCGGGCATCGCCAGCGCCGCGACCTCCGTCGTTATCGGCTACCTCGCCGCCGGCACCTCCCGCATCCGCGTCGGCGCGGGCGGCGTCATGCTCCTCAACCACGCCCCGCTCATCATCGCCGAGCAATTTGGAACCCTCGCCTCGCTCTACCCAGGCCGCATCGACCTCGGACTCGGACGCGCCCCCGGTGCCGACCAGGCCACCATGCGCGTGCTGCGGCAGGGACTCGACGCCACGGGCGACGACTTCCCCCAGCAGCTCGAGGAACTCCGCTCCTATCTGCGCGAACCGACGCCCGGCCAGCGCATTCGCGCCTTTCCCGGAGCGGGCACGGAAGTGCCGATTTACCTGTTCGGCTCGGGCGGTTTCAGCGCGCAACTGGCGGGCGAGCTGGGACTTCCATTCGCTTCGGCGGGCCATTTTTCACCCGATAATTTGTTGCCGGGGCTGGAGTTTTACCGGAGCCGTTTTCGCCCTTCGGAAACGCTGCCGCGGCCCTACGCCATGGTCTGCGTGAACATTTTCGCCGCCGACACCGATGCCGAAGCCGAATCGCTCGCCACCTCGCAATACCAGGCGCATTTGTTTCTGGCTCGCGGCATGCCGGTGCAGCTTCCGCCGCCCAAGAAATCGCTGGCAGCCGTTTACGCCGGACCCGAGCAATTGCCTTTTTTGCGCGGCTCGATCATTGGCAGCGCGGCGACCGTGGAGGAAAAACTCACGGCGCTGCTGGAGGAAACGCAGGCCGACGAGCTGATTATTCACTCCATGATTTACGATCCCGACGCGCGTCAGCATTCCTACGAGATCGTCCGGGACATGGCGGGCATAGCTGTTTAA
- a CDS encoding aldo/keto reductase, with translation MKTQLLGTTDLEITRLAYGCMRISGTWERTEVDAEKIKTGKAAVLAAVDAGYTFFDHADIYGDTTCESIFGEVLKENPGFRENMVIATKCGIRFEDEPTPGLPHRYDFSYEHIVWSVEESLKRLQIEQIDLLMLHRPDFLADPDEIAQAFTELREAGKVREFGVSNFRPSLLSMVQNALPFELQVNQVEIHPLRLDAFTDGTLDQCIERVVTPMAWSPLAGGKVATGAVPDPAAANFELQTNLLAVLDTAAREYGCDRTVMVLAWLLKHPSEIVPVVGSANPENIRNAARATEVHLDRETWYRILRAARGIKLP, from the coding sequence ATGAAAACCCAACTTCTCGGCACCACTGACCTCGAAATTACCCGGCTCGCCTACGGCTGCATGCGCATCTCGGGCACTTGGGAACGCACCGAAGTCGATGCCGAAAAAATCAAGACGGGCAAGGCCGCCGTTCTCGCCGCTGTGGATGCGGGCTACACTTTTTTCGACCACGCCGACATCTACGGCGACACCACTTGCGAGTCCATTTTCGGCGAAGTCCTCAAGGAAAACCCCGGCTTTCGCGAAAACATGGTCATCGCCACGAAGTGCGGCATTCGGTTTGAAGACGAACCGACTCCCGGCCTGCCGCATCGCTACGATTTCTCCTACGAACACATTGTTTGGTCGGTCGAGGAATCGCTCAAACGCCTGCAAATCGAGCAGATCGACCTCCTCATGCTGCATCGGCCCGATTTTTTGGCGGACCCGGATGAAATCGCCCAGGCGTTTACCGAACTCCGCGAGGCGGGCAAAGTCCGGGAGTTTGGCGTTAGCAATTTCCGCCCGTCGCTCCTCTCGATGGTGCAAAACGCGCTCCCATTTGAGTTACAGGTGAATCAGGTGGAAATCCACCCACTGCGCCTCGACGCCTTTACCGACGGTACGCTCGACCAATGTATCGAACGCGTCGTGACTCCCATGGCCTGGAGCCCGCTGGCTGGGGGAAAAGTCGCCACCGGCGCTGTGCCCGATCCGGCGGCGGCCAATTTTGAGCTTCAGACGAATCTGCTCGCCGTCCTCGACACCGCCGCACGGGAATACGGCTGCGACCGCACGGTGATGGTTCTGGCATGGCTTTTGAAGCACCCCAGCGAGATCGTTCCCGTTGTCGGTAGCGCCAACCCCGAAAACATCCGCAACGCCGCCCGCGCCACCGAAGTCCATCTGGATCGGGAAACGTGGTATCGCATCCTGCGGGCCGCGCGCGGGATAAAATTGCCTTAA
- a CDS encoding glycosyltransferase family A protein → MRLTILLPTHNRADTLEWALRSVAAQTESDFEVLICGDGCTDGTNRVALEWEKKDARFRWFDLPKAPGFGYANRNLVLQQARGEFIGFMAHDDLIFRDHFARMLEPFADPKIQLVASRPLWVDDSGTILPVANNLECSLVQEDFLAGRHRIPATCYLHRRTAFAEVGFWNETLLQRGDLDLWQRIVLHHGPASVRYLTTPGALHFRAIWKTDAQKDPHSFRGWQTLLETPGAFPEILRVRPGANELPQAAVGALLLAENGWESAVRRAAELALDAQAWILQQPRYQPELVELREKVKLLQEECHKLQSSSIALREKLAAQKARAEKWKEKASAPRVRRWPWSKK, encoded by the coding sequence ATGCGACTCACCATTCTGCTACCGACGCACAACCGGGCCGACACCCTGGAATGGGCTCTGCGCTCAGTCGCGGCGCAGACCGAGAGCGACTTCGAAGTCCTCATCTGCGGCGACGGCTGCACCGACGGCACGAATCGAGTTGCACTCGAATGGGAGAAAAAGGATGCCCGTTTCCGGTGGTTCGACCTGCCCAAGGCGCCCGGCTTCGGCTACGCCAACCGCAACCTCGTCCTCCAGCAGGCGCGGGGCGAATTCATCGGCTTCATGGCGCACGACGACCTCATTTTCCGCGATCATTTTGCCCGAATGCTGGAGCCCTTCGCCGACCCGAAGATTCAACTCGTGGCCAGCCGTCCGCTCTGGGTCGATGACTCTGGCACCATCCTTCCTGTCGCCAACAACCTCGAATGCAGCCTCGTGCAGGAAGATTTTCTAGCCGGGCGCCATCGGATTCCCGCCACCTGCTACCTGCACCGGCGCACGGCGTTTGCGGAAGTCGGCTTCTGGAACGAGACGCTGCTCCAGAGAGGCGACCTCGACCTCTGGCAGCGCATCGTCCTGCATCACGGCCCGGCCAGCGTGCGCTATCTCACCACGCCCGGCGCACTCCATTTTCGGGCCATCTGGAAAACTGACGCTCAAAAAGATCCGCATTCCTTCCGTGGCTGGCAAACCCTCCTCGAAACGCCCGGAGCCTTTCCTGAAATCCTTCGCGTCCGCCCCGGCGCCAACGAACTCCCCCAGGCCGCCGTCGGCGCGCTCCTGCTCGCGGAAAATGGATGGGAGTCCGCTGTCCGACGCGCGGCAGAACTCGCCCTTGACGCGCAAGCCTGGATTCTCCAACAGCCCCGCTACCAGCCAGAGCTCGTCGAACTGCGCGAAAAAGTGAAGCTCCTCCAGGAGGAATGCCACAAGCTTCAGTCGAGTTCCATCGCACTGCGGGAGAAACTGGCCGCGCAGAAAGCGCGCGCCGAGAAGTGGAAAGAAAAAGCGTCCGCGCCGCGCGTTCGCCGCTGGCCCTGGTCAAAAAAATAG
- a CDS encoding dTDP-4-dehydrorhamnose 3,5-epimerase family protein, which yields MPPTLDELLAHARRDAALSTADGLPLPALPDGVRIRDLPNFPDDRGQVTELFDPRWGWHPEPMVFSYFFTLKPRSAKGWAVHLQHEDRYAIVRGEMQVLLYDARPDASTFGRIFELHLSDRRPRALSIPVGIWHADYNASDSECICVNFPTIQYNHAWPDKYRLPLHTPLIPYQFPADIQGY from the coding sequence ATGCCACCGACTCTCGACGAACTTCTCGCCCACGCCCGCCGCGATGCCGCCCTCAGCACTGCCGACGGACTTCCTCTTCCCGCGCTGCCCGACGGCGTGCGCATCCGCGACCTTCCGAATTTCCCAGACGACCGCGGCCAGGTCACGGAGCTCTTCGACCCGCGCTGGGGCTGGCACCCGGAGCCGATGGTTTTCAGCTACTTCTTTACCTTGAAACCCCGTTCCGCCAAAGGCTGGGCCGTTCACCTCCAGCACGAGGATCGCTACGCCATCGTTCGCGGGGAAATGCAGGTGCTCCTCTACGACGCCCGGCCCGATGCCTCGACTTTTGGCCGAATCTTCGAGCTGCATCTGAGCGACCGCCGGCCCCGCGCCCTCAGCATTCCCGTCGGCATCTGGCACGCCGATTACAACGCCTCCGACTCGGAATGCATCTGCGTAAATTTCCCCACCATCCAATACAACCACGCCTGGCCCGATAAATACCGCCTCCCGCTGCACACTCCGCTCATCCCCTACCAGTTCCCCGCCGACATCCAGGGATATTGA
- a CDS encoding twin-arginine translocase TatA/TatE family subunit — translation MNNLAFISNLAGPDGFLICFFVLIFFGAKRLPELARSMGGAVREFNKAKEEFANQLTSPPAAQPMAAPRQELMPATPAPVEKVAGESTPS, via the coding sequence ATGAACAATCTAGCCTTTATCAGTAATCTCGCGGGACCGGACGGGTTCCTGATTTGTTTCTTTGTGCTGATCTTTTTCGGCGCGAAACGGCTTCCGGAACTGGCGCGCTCGATGGGAGGCGCGGTGCGCGAGTTTAACAAGGCGAAGGAGGAATTTGCCAATCAGCTCACGAGTCCGCCAGCGGCGCAACCGATGGCTGCTCCGCGCCAGGAGTTGATGCCAGCGACGCCTGCGCCCGTGGAGAAGGTGGCGGGGGAAAGCACTCCCAGTTAG